The Pseudogulbenkiania sp. MAI-1 sequence CTGGGCGTTCTTGAAACGGGTGGGTCGGGACATACTTCAGACCGAATGCTGCCGGTACGGCAGCAACAGCAGCTTGGTCAGCAAGGGCCACAACAGCGCGGCGATCAGCGGCGGCAGGAAATAGCCCCAACCGACGAAGGCAGCGCCGCTGACCATGCGCACCGCCACCATGATGGCCTGGTTGGCCAGCATCAGACCGAGCACTGCCAGCGCCTGCTGGCCGAGGTTGAACATCACCAACTGGCGCTGCTGGCGCAGCGCCAGGTAGCTGGTGATCGAGTAGGCCAGCGCATGTTGACCGAACAGCCCGGCGGTGGCCACATCGGCCACCAGGCCGAGCAGGAAGGCACTGCCGATATTGATGCGGCGCGGCTGATTGATCACCCAGTACAGCAGCAACAGTCCGATCAGGTCGGGCAGCCAGCGGGTGGAGCCGGCCGGCAGCGGAATCAGCTCGGCCAGCACGGCGATGACGAAGGTCAGGTAGATGAAGCGGCGCTTGACCGGCTTCAACAATTCTTTGGGACGCTCAAACGGCATGGTTACTCCGTACTGCGGGGCGGCTGGGCGTCAGGGGCGGGGGGGCGCGGCGGCACGTGCTGCTTC is a genomic window containing:
- the mreD gene encoding rod shape-determining protein MreD; the protein is MPFERPKELLKPVKRRFIYLTFVIAVLAELIPLPAGSTRWLPDLIGLLLLYWVINQPRRINIGSAFLLGLVADVATAGLFGQHALAYSITSYLALRQQRQLVMFNLGQQALAVLGLMLANQAIMVAVRMVSGAAFVGWGYFLPPLIAALLWPLLTKLLLLPYRQHSV